The Salvia splendens isolate huo1 chromosome 20, SspV2, whole genome shotgun sequence nucleotide sequence gatccgggttcgggtgcccacccgtatcccccatcgggggcatcttggtcgtccaccgagTAAGGCCAGTAGCCACCTggaacttgagaaccttgggtttgaggaggggccgagaattgcgtttccggactagggaatggttgtgagccgaaccattcgtagttccaaccgcgggagtcggaggggtgatcgtcggagtcggatatattttttttgtaatagtgaaagattgagaattgataagagaatttagatgagaattgtgtagtgtggtggaaaatattttatgtggaagtgggggtatttatagatgaaaatgtgaattttaggggaaaaaattgaaaaataaattaaaagttgggagaaaatggatataatttattgagaagtgggaaaatattttttttatttaaaaaagattttttttattaaattcgaatttaaaaaaaattgaaaatgccaACCGTTGGCCAATCCCGTCGAgctacgtcagcctgctcagcggcacagACGTGCTTGATGTATCGAGAAGAGTCGTGCCagtggcaagagcacagcggcggacagGGGAGTGCCGTGCCaacggcacggacgccgtcctccACATCAAGcaccgatgcggatgctctaagaattATCGGTTTTGAGAAATTAGTTTAATGTTTATTGTGCTTTTGCGGGAATGTTATTCTAATGAGTAGGACTATTTGTTGTGTGATCATCTAgctttaatttcataatttcgAAACTATGTTCGGCACGTTTAGAGGAGAAAAATACACTATCCcgaatactcactccgtcccactttaggagtctcggtcacttttgcacacccattttgtaaaaatcataataaatagtaaaagtggagaaatggtaaagtaagagagataataatatagacaagattcttctttgtattattttcactcttactttaccatttattcactttaactatttattactccctccgtggAGTATGTATTTTGGGCtcggcacgaattttaatgcaaaattggaaaagtatgagagatgtagagagaaaaagtaattaaagtattgttagtggagaataagTTCCACCTCATTAGATTGAAAAgaaattctaaaattagaaagtgcatattcttcaattcttgtgggactgactaaaaatgaaagaatgcatattcttgtgggacaaatggagtatgatttttacaaaatgaatgTGCAAAAGTGATGAGACtcttaagagtgtccacaatgggggagccgcggcccgtgGCCTTCacgcggccccccattgcagagagcCGAGAGCCGAGAGCCGGGGCCCTGAGGCGAGAGACGAGGctgagccgcggccgcggccttcacgcggctgagccgtgtgagccgcggccctccactgCAGCGGGCCGCGAAACGCGGCTGGGCcgccgaatttttttttatttttttttcaaaaattattttataaaaatacactccctcccatttccatttttcCACATCTTTGTACACTTCCATTTCCTTCATTTTCACTttcaaacactacaaaaaatgcaaggtggagatggtaaTTCCCCGGGGTATGGAGACTCGGGATACGGCAACTTCCCCAATCAGACGTGGAGTCCGCAATCGCCCCAATTCCGGGTCCAGCCATCCCAGCAGAGGAACTTGGTTCGCCAACCATCGGGGTTCGGTGACTACCGACCGAATATGGACGCGATCAACAACCCGTCCCAGCACTTCCAATCCTCTCAattccaatcctcccaattccaatACTCTCAGTCTCCTCTGTCTGAATCTGATAGATTCACATGGGAACAATTGATGGGTACACCGGAGACCCCGACATCCGGTAGTGTGGAGATGGAGGCCCCCACCGGGGGTCGCCGAACCGGCGGTGGTGGGgggcgaggcggcggcggtgggagtgggagtcgaggcggcggcggtgggagtgggaggcgaggcggcggcggcggtggaaggcgaggcggtggcggtgcgAGGCGAGGCGGCAGAGAGACGGCGACCGGCGGTGGGCGAGGCGGAGACGGAGACGGAGAGCCGGCGACCGgcggtggccgaggcggtggtgATCGGCGGGGCGAGAAGTACAACGACGACGAATCCCTCGCTGTTGCGCGGGCTTGGGAGGCGGTCACGACGAATCCGGTCATCGGCACGGATCAGACCGACATTTGCTTCTGGAGGCGCGTCCTGACGGTGTACAACAGCTTCAAACCAGAAGGCAGTGCCTCCCGTGATGAAGGCCAAATCCGGAAGAAGTTCGGCCGGATCAGTAGAGCTGTGAAGAGGTTCAGGAACATTTACGAGAGACAGCTCCAGAATGCCGAAAGCGGCCGCAGCGAAGCCGACGTACGGGCGTTATCGTATCAGTTGTTTAATACTGAAAACTGGCccaagttcacctactggaatgaatacATGCTTCTCCGAGACTCCCCTCAATTCAAGGCGATTTGCGACGATGAGACCGGTCATACTGGGAAGCGGACAAAAACCGGGGCCGACGGCACCTACAGCAGTGGTACCGACTCACGTGCATTCGACCTGAATGACGATGTGAGAGATGAGCCCCCCTCGACAATGTCGAGGCGCCAGCGCCCGCAAGGCCAACAATCCGCCATCCGGGAAGCTAGATCCGCTTCCCAAGTCTCTCGGGCGAGCGCGACGATAGCGCACCCTTCAACACCGACCGCGGCGTTGACTCAAACACTGGAGGTGCAGATGATGAAGCAACTCCAGGATAACttgtgcttgtacgagaagtcgACGGACCCCATCACCAAGATGATGTACTACGACCTCATTCTTAGGTTGAGGTCGAAGTTGGGCTTCCCCGCTGGGTCGGCGACGGGCGAAGCAAGCGGCAGTGGGGCCGGtgtcggcggcggtggcggtgaaGGAGGTGAAGAAGATGTGCCGGATTCCGATGACGCAACCGAGTAGGTAGCGGTGGcgttttttaatctttttatgttgtgttttttaaaaattttcgttgtagaattttcccctataaaaaatacgacgaaaatttatcTATAATTCGTAACTTTATTAAATCATGTTTGATCCACAAATTATTAGTctacaaaaaatttaatatagttaaattaaaaaatagcattaaccaaaagaaaataaattaaattttttttagagggccacatttggtggcccttgttattttttacatttggtggcccttgttaGTTAATATTGACTTTTACCATTATGAAGGCCACAAgagagccacgaatggtggccgggccacatttggtggcctttGAAGGCCACCATTGTGACACTCTAAAATAGGAAGGAGGGAGTAACATATAGAGTCGGATATAGAATTGATATAATTACGATTCATCTGAATAATGTCAGGAGCAATAGTATATCTTTTGAATTTCTctaatttcatgttttattcaTTGAGGAGTATTTAGTTTTTAGCTGATTACTCACACCATAATCCcaatttattgttttaataaGCTTTGTTAAATAAAGTATACTCTTTAAATGGCTGTTTACAAAGAGTGAAACCTCTTTTCGTTGAGATTTTAAGCGGCAAATGGACCTCAGGCCGAGGCTTCGACAACCCTTCTCCGGCTTCACCAAATCCGAGGTTTTTGACCTATAATTTTCTCAAGTTATATGTGCCATCCTATATCATCCCCAAATATGTATTCACTACTCATGATCTTTGTTATCGGTGAAATTTTTAAAGTTGATTTGTTACCAAGGCGTTGAAGGTTTTTTTATCTGGCCTATAATTCTTCGGTTCTTCCTGTTTAGGTATTCAATTAGCTCAAATTATTTGTATTCTGGAAATCTCTGTCTTTGATGAATAAGGGTATATAACTGTTTGTACATTAGATACATTTTCTTAGCATAAGGAGACTATAATTTCAGGACGGAAGGATAGGTGTATATTGTAGTTGGATGGTTTGATTGAAAaccatttgactcatgtttgtaTAATTTGGCACAAATCAACCAAGTAGAAGTAATGGTGGTGCTGAGccaatttatttgtaaattttatgCCAATTTGGTCTCAAAAGCCCTAACTTTTTAGGGATGCTAGAATGCTTGAGTGGCTTCAGATTGTGTGATAAGGTGTGATTGAAGTATTGGCTAGTAAGATTGTTTATGTCGAATTATGCTCAGTCTCTTATTTGGGGAACTCATATTATGCCTTTGATCAGGTTCAGAAAATGGAGTGGTTACTTGATAGTCATAAAGAGCAAACTTTGGAAGATGAGTTCTGTAAGAAATTAGCAAGACTTTTCAAGTGAGTAATCGTTTCAAAAATTTCTTTAAAGATTGCCTGTTTTAAAGAATTGTGTGGGGTAGGCCTCACTGCTTTGGCATTTATGCAGTCGTGTGAAAGGCCGTGCTGAAAACCTGTTGTAAAGTGGATTGAGGTTtaatcatttccttttccttgaTGGTTTCTATCATAAGTTGATTTCTTAGACTTGAATGAAATTTTGTAACACTTTTGTCATTCCTCaatatgaaaggttcagagttggTTTCAGAAAAATCAGCAGCAAGGCCACTATAGAGAGGCTTCGTTTAATGAAGCTAATAAGTTACCTGTTGTCCCAGAAACTCTCACTCAGAACAAAGCAAATGGAAATGTGAAGATTCCTGAGGGTGTGTTTTGGTTACAAAatgtctaataccaactaaatgACTAGTTGACATGTTATATCCTGGCTGACAATGTAACTGTGGCAGGAGTCGAGGATGCAGATTTATCTAGGTTGGAGTTTGAAGCGAGGTCCTCAAAGGATAGAGCATGGTAGGCCTAAATTTAACGTTTGACGGGTCTCTTTGTGCATTTCTGCATTTGAATTTTTCATCAGTCACTTGGGCGCATTATTTGCATATTGAATTAGGGTAGGGTATTACAGGAATGAAGGTCAGAAGTTGTTGAATCTTCTAGTTCAGCACTCTTTTCCTGTCTCTTtatgatatgaaaatgaaactGAGAGCATAGACTGCATTAATTTAGAGCTAGAGTTTCTCAATACAGTATCCATTTCAAGAGAGAAAGTAGCAACATCTTTCCTATTTAACCAACACCTGGATATGTACCTACAATTATTCATCACTTATTTTCAATTGCCTTATTTACCATTTTCTTCCGATGTTATTTACAGGTATGACGTTGATACATTTCTTTCCCACAGATTTTTCAGTTCTGGGGAACCTGTGAGTTACTTTTATCTAGCAATCGTTCTTACCAGTCTTTTTCTTTAGATGGATGCTGTTAATTTCTGAAGCTGATATCAACCATTCTGTTACACGTATCTCTTTTATATTTGTCCGAGCCTTTTCTGTTCACCCTTGAATGCATATAAGTAGAGGGAAAAAAGTATTTGTATGTATGTATCAACTCAAAGTCTGATATCTTTAACTAACTGCAGGAAGTCCTTGTAAGGTTTGTTGGGTTTGGATCTGAGGAAGATGAATGGGTGAATGCACGAGATTCTGTGAGGGTGCGGTCTGTTGCTTTGGAGCATACGGAATGCCAAAACGTAAAGGCTGGGGATCTAGTAGTGTGCTTCCAGGTATGTTTTCTCCTATATTTTCGGACTTTATTGGAGTTTGTTCCTTCAGAAGTCATATCAGTCAGCTAGATTACAAATAGAATGCTTGGAAGGTATGAGTGATACGGATAGCAATATAGATAGAGGTATAGTGAGAAATGAGAAGAAGTATGCACTGTTCAGTCAGTTTACCTCATTTTAAAGTAAGGCTCTAGGATGAAAAACACGACCCAGAATTTACTGGCAGAAAACCTGTGAAAACCCATGTCTATAGTCTGTGGTTGCTGATTTGTTCCATCAGAGTATTGGAATGCAATACAAGACTGCATGTAGTACAAATACATATGTAAATATGCTGATAAACCTATTTCTGTCGCGGCCTTTTCAAATTTCCAACACCTTAAAACTCACTGAATTGAACAAGTCATTTCTGGTTTAGACGGCATGCACTCATATATATGTTTGGAACCAGGAGAGACAGGATCAAGCAAGATATTATGATGCTCGTGTACTCGAAATTCAAAGAAGATGGCATGATATAAGAGGTTGCAgatgtcttttttttattagataCGAACATGATAATGCAGAGGTGAATGCTTTCCACTTTTGGATCATACTCAAGTTAAACTTTTGGTGCATTCAATCTGATATGATACGAGTCTCCATTTTATAGGAAAGGGTCCGTTTGAGGAGACTATGTTGCCGGCCTACCATAGTGGCGAAGTAGAAGTAATAGTAGCTCCCGTGAGATCGAAAATTTTAAGTCTTTGTGCATTCCACctgttttgttttctttatgttcGTGTTCTTGGCTGCACTTTCTATCGCGTCCCGGGCTCGTATTAGTTCAACTTGATAGTGATGATTTTGATCTTTGCTTATGTGACGCCTTTACAAGTTGGTTCACAAAATTCTAAAGAAAATGTAGAATGAATGAACAGAATTTACATCGTTTAGTTTGGAATTCAATCTCATCGTTTGTGTTAGGATTGTTGCATATATTTACTCACGAGCAAACTCTTGTGTCTTTTCCTATGTCGATGTATAATTAAACTCTAATTATGGATTATAAATCCTTTATTGAGTTTACTTATTAGCTATTCCAAATTACACTCTCGGGCTTGTTTCCTTCGTAAAAGTATAAGTGGATAACACTCGCATTTATAATATGGACATCTGTCGAATCTTCTTTAGAAATTGACTTGCCGTtgccagtggcggatccaggattttaAAATTGGGGGTGCGAAATATATTACGGTAGATAGAAATATGATAATAAAGAGTCTAATTGTGAAAAATCCAATGATAGAAATATGCTATTCCATATGTATCACCCTAAACTGCAAAGCTAGGAATCGAACACTAGCCTGCAACTAAAAACACCGACCCTTCCACCACTAAGTCACTTAAACGACAGCACTTAGATATCTAAATTGTGTattaagtatgtatattttGGGGTACAGTTGGACCCCTTGTTATATGCTGCATACGCCAGTGGCCGTTGCCACTATACCGCCATGAGCCAACTACTTTTATTTCACGTGAAATCCACCTCATTAATCATGCAGGTTTGCTCTACCTCCATCATTGCATTTATGTCTCTAAATATCAGTAAGTGTATCTCAAAAATTTAGTACCCTGTCTCATTCAAAAAGAAGCATTTTTTGCATATTCATTTGTTGTGTAAtagtaaattgagaaaaaataaagtcaATAACCCAAATTTGAGAATATACCGTTCCTATTAAAATATGTTCATACATCCCATGAAGAGAGAGTGGTGCTTTCATTTTTTAAGATGCACGTGTCATTTTAAGACGGAggaaaaataattgataaatttgttgTGATACACTATTAAATTACTGTTACTAATATTATTAGAGGTCATTTCGATTCAAATAAAACTCGATTAGATAATTTGCTAATACGTAATTCAGTAAAATATTTAGCTCAtctaaaaatatactactaactAAAGTCAAATTATTAATCATTATCTTTCTTGTTTTAGTTAATAAGTTCAGGGATAGAGTCGCTTTGAGTACGTTGGTTAAGTTTGTAgtaagaaaaagttaaaaaaaaacattcatTATAattttccttcatttttttagttaatactTTTACTAAAGATTACAGGTCCCAGCCTACTATAAATATACATACAATTGTCATCTCTACAAATCCCAACTCAAAGTGGACCAAAACTTCACACAACAAAAATGGGAGGCAAAAGTTTGCACTAGTCTTGAAAAGGCGGAGCCCGACCAAATCTAGCTCTTTTTCCAAGACTTTTTTGGGCTCCACAAATGGTTTTCTGGGCTCCCTAATTGCCACGGGATTCATGGAACCAATGGGGAGCCCGGGTGCATTCGCTACTGCTCAGGCTTCGGGCTCAGGCAGGAAGCGAATGAGATGAAATGGTCCAAGGAAAGGTTGGTGGCAATAGATCATGCCCAAAAAACATTTACTTACGAGATGGTGGATTCGAACATAGGGTTCAAGTCCTATGTTTCGACCATTAAGGTTGTTGCcggtggaggcggcggcggcggcatgGTGGAGTGGTGGATCAGCCTTGAGCCGGTGGAGGGTGCAAAGTTGGAGGATTTGGTGGCCAAGTATCAAGTGGCTTTGCAGCTTATGGTGAAGAAAATGGAGGAGGATGCTGTTTCTGGATCTTcatgaattttattatattaaatcacaattttTGTGAGTGTGTGTGTCTTTTAATTTgactaaaatttatttttgtttttgttgttgttgtttaaTTTGATCTTCGTGTGTTGTTTATTTTATGAATGAAGGTTTATTTGGTTGTGGTTTAATGTATTTGTTGGCGGCGACTTGTGttggttgggtcgttatcgggtcaataTAGTAGTAATCCAATTCAAATAAGGCTAATTTGAATTCAATTTGTTAAGAAAACTCTCATACTGGACACAAGTATGAACCCGATCTACTACTTTGAAATCACGTTAACGACCTGAACCTGATTTATATgattaaaatatactattatatGATTAAACCCGagttatataataaatttttttttcatgatgTAAATCTTATTTACACGAACCTATAGAATAAAACtaaagtataatttttttaaaaatataataaaataacttAAATAAAACTAAGAAGTTAGATAAGTTAAATCATATTTATCGTACTAAAGTAATATTTGATCAGGTATAGTCTAGATTTGATGTAAATATTGCATGTTTGAGTAATCACTAATTAAAAGTTAATGTAAAAACAATTAATGAGTAATGACGACGACTTAACAGttaacaatttatttaatttaaaagaaacagacatgaaatattttattttaaacaaCCTATATATTTCGTTACGAGTAATTTATGCATACATATATACGCCATAATATAAATGGCAAACGAGGTTAGCATGGAAAGATGCGACACATAATTGTGACACACACACCAACCTAAAATTTGGTTGATTCTTGCAGCAAGATCTGACCATctgttgccaactgcgctacgcccttGCAGGCAAATTTGGCTGATTCTTATATAAGGACAACTCCAAAATGTAGGATACAGGTCAGCAAATTTTGctcaatttattaattattaaagcGTATTCTGAATTTACAATGAAGGCAAGGCTGTATGCTATAACGTTGAATCGTTTGTGCCATTCAAAATATCTCCGTTACATAGAATACTTGGCCACTTAAGGATTCCTTACATATTAATGCCACCCGATTTGTATATTAAGTGGGGGCTCCAAATTTATTCCTTGAATGAGATTTGCATCTTCTAAATTTatggaaaattaaaaatattaccaCGAATTTctattaaatgaaaaatattactTACAAGTCCTTTTATTTACTGAACTTAAGGACATATCTTTTTATTCTCCAATTATTTCATATTCAAAGTTGCAATaagattttattttcaattgaaAAAGTAAATACATTTTgacttattttataattatactcCATAAGTTATTTAATTAAGTGATATTGTTTCGAATTAGTTCGATGTTTGAAGCTATTGATTCGAAAAAATTGGCTTGAACTAAGACTGATGCACCAGACttcaatttttacttttttttaatcttttaaaagtatttttctATAGTTTCTTAACAAACAcgtgaaaataccaaaaatgtagaaataaatgaaataatggATATATTATGCATGGTTCATATTTTAAACGAGCCAAATCTAGACCTTAAAATCATGCATGCAAAATCTGCATCAactatttttgaaaataaatactctaagctatattttaattttctgaaatgtatatatttatatagaaataaaatcatgcaatattcaattaatttgtgatacaagtaaaaataatatttttgatTAATATTATACTtagatttgaattttatttattaatcaatTTATTCGAGATTAACTCATACTCCGTATAAACAATTTGGAGTATTTTAATGTagaaatacataaataaaatttggtATCACATCTTAGTTGATAATAGTTTAATGACCaatcaatcaataaataaatgggAACTTGAAATTGGGACTTAAAATTGCATTGCAAAATATAGGTAATTAAGGACCGAATTCAGAAATTATGACTGTTAGGTATATGACGTAATTCATGATTGGCGAATAATGATATATTGgtctaaaatattaaaatgataaaagaaacttaagaaataaatatggAGTTCATTTGTTATGCATCCCAATATTTGCTATTTTGTGAGCAatgaaagagaaaatgaaaagtTAATAATATCCTTTttttatagataaataaatttaaatttaaagttttcATCACGAAAAAACTAGAACCAGAGTAGAATATGATTTTTTTGGAACCTTAGATAGTTCTTCCTGGTGTCACTGTTTATGGCCTTACTTTGTTGAGGGAATATCTTTTTTAGTACACCAACTATATCaaaatgagcaaatttggtccgtaacatttcataatatcttttgagTTCCattaactataagttaatatcaattcaactactttttgactatttccaatattttcatgactaaagtacccttaaggccatgaagggcaattcaatctatttattcattcattttttttctttcttctaatttatttgggattaagtttaatagatcttatactattattactaatatatagcatacattaattgaatattatgatattagtttctagtgctagttaatacttttatatggttacattctcaattatttagataacactaagataaatattttatttaaatgaatctagtaattttattaaactgaaaatttaaattaatcatacttacattgaaataaaaatttaataaagtagaaaaaatatgattcacgAATAGTCaagggaatatatatatatatgagaatTATGAACAATTTCGTAATGTTGTAAATGGCCTAATGATAATATTCAACTAAGAATAtcattgtcttttttttattaaattgattattgataatttcaacaatttttttagactacaattattacataagagtagataaaataaaacttacctctttgaattatttaagattctatgcatgttaataaattttattttattttaatcatcaattttgtattgtacttaaaaataacatattctatgtataactttaagattgaaaaattaatattccatctaataaattgaactacttttatatacaaatattgtataagcataatgtttacatatatttatatctaagttatttcactattaatattaaatatattacaatgatttaaaatattacaaataagtaaaactaaacgtaaataattaatagtaatagaatattaatatcattaagatatttttatattgaaattaaaattagagggaacatcttttttggtacatcaactatcccaaattACATACtactttattaatataatataatttaattatttatcggTGGATTTTTCTATTTAGAAAAGAAGTATTGGGCCTTagtgaaataaatatgaaaatttaaataaaaccaACCAAAGCCCTAGTAAGAAAGTTTAATCAAAAGCCCTACAAAATTGATTTCTCTCCATCACATTGGCGCCACCCCTACACCACGCCGATTTCTTCTCCAACGCCGCCGTTCACACCAGGTGGTTGTAATTTGGCTTGAAACTTTCAGTTGCTCGAAATTTGTGACAGCAGATTAATGTATATGCTAGTTAAAATTTGGTTTATTTGCTTGCATATTTAAAGCATCAAGCATTTCAGCCCTCCGCACTCTGTGATAAACTGCCGAGAGCATGGGGAAGGACGGGGAAGGCGGCGAGCAGCCGCACAAGTCTCATAGGGTTCGAAAATCTGGAGCTTCCGCCAAGAAGAAATCCAAGTCGAAGCCGAATTCAACCGAAGGCCTTTCTAAGGAGCTGCAGAAGATAAACAACCCTAAGGTATCTAATTCGTGTGTGAGTAGCCTTAATGATGCTCTGTGAGATTCAGGTTGTGATTTGTGTACAATTTTCTGTTTTTCATTAATGCATTCCCTTCCTTAGGCATTTGCATTCACTTCTTCTAAGAAAGCCAAGCGGCTCCAATCACGAGCTACAGAGAAGGAACAGAAAAGGCTTCATTTACCAACAATTGATCGGAATATAGGAGAACCCGCTCCATTTGTTGTTGTAGTCCAGGGACCTCCACAGGTTTGTGCTACTGATGATTTACTGACCCTTGGCTACATATCTATTTTGAATTTTCATTGGTTAACTTTCGGTTTGTTGTAGGTGGGGAAGTCATTGTTGATCAAGTGTCTGGTAAAACATTACACAAAGCACAACTTACCTGAAGTCCAAGGACCAATTACTATCGTGTCAGGTTGATTTGTTTGTCTAATAGTCGTTTCTGTTGAAAACTCAAATTAAGTTTTCTGACTGTCATTGCTGTCATATGGTTATTGATTGATAAATTGACTTTATGATGTAGGCAAACAACGGAGGTTGCAGTTCGTGGAGTGTCCAAATGATATCAATGGGATGATAGATTGTGCCAAATTTGCTGATTTAGCTTTGCTACTTATTGATGGGAGCTATGGCTTTGAGATGGTAAGCCCCAATatcctccttttccttttgtAGAGTGAATCCTGTTTGAGGGAAGCGTGTACAAAATTCAAATTCTACGAGGATGCTAGCATGATGCGTAAAATCTCTTTTTGGTGCCTAGCTATTCTATTCCTGTCTCTTTGGGATTATTTTGAAATAGGAAATAAGCATATTGCTTTGCTAAACAAGAAGATTTTGAGTTTTAAACACTACCGGGAATCCTGTTTGGACATAGGGTCAGCTAATAACTGATATGCATATGCTAATATGTTCCTCATTATTTTGGATTATTTAGAGGGACCTAATATTAGAATTATATAGTTACTCCATGGTCTTATGTTTAACATTTTCTTCTGGATTAGCTAATATTCCATTTTATGGCTGTTCCCTTTGGTGAATTGATTGTTTCCATTTTCATATCATTTGTTAAACTTTGCTTGCAGGAAACATTTGAGTTTCTTAACATATTACAAAACCATGGATTTCCCAGAGTAATGGGTGTTCTTACTCACCTGGACAAGTTTGAGGATGTAAAAAAActtaagaaaacaaaacaacgACTCAAGCACCGTTTTTGGACTGAGATCTATGATGGAGCAAAATTATTTTACTTATCTGGCCTTATTCATGGAAAGTAAGTAACTTCCTGTTTCGTGTTGCTAATTGATAGTTTGACAGTTGATATCTGGCATCTCATAGTTCTTTATTCTTGCTTATCTGTGAGCAGGTACACCAAACGTGAAGTACATAACCTAGCAAGGTTTATTTCTGTAATGAAATTCCCCCCCTTGTCATGGAGAGCTTCTCACCCTTACATCTTAGTAGATCGTTTTGAAGATGTCACACCCCCAGAGAAGGTTCACATGAATAGCAAATGTGACAGAAATGTTACGTTGTATGGATACTTACGAGGGCTGCAATCTGAAGAAGGGTACACGGGTACATAGTTTGGT carries:
- the LOC121781639 gene encoding LOW QUALITY PROTEIN: ribosome biogenesis protein BMS1 homolog (The sequence of the model RefSeq protein was modified relative to this genomic sequence to represent the inferred CDS: inserted 4 bases in 2 codons; deleted 1 base in 1 codon), with translation MGKDGEGGEQPHKSHRVRKSGASAKKKSKSKPNSTEGLSKELQKINNPKAFAFTSSKKAKRLQSRATEKEQKRLHLPTIDRNIGEPAPFVVVVQGPPQVGKSLLIKCLVKHYTKHNLPEVQGPITIVSGKQRRLQFVECPNDINGMIDCAKFADLALLLIDGSYGFEMETFEFLNILQNHGFPRVMGVLTHLDKFEDVKKLKKTKQRLKHRFWTEIYDGAKLFYLSGLIHGKYTKREVHNLARFISVMKFPPLSWRASHPYILVDRFEDVTPPEKVHMNSKCDRNVTLYGYLRGCNLKKGTRAHIAGVGDYHLSGVTALADPCPLPSVAKRRGCVIXEKLFYAPMSGLGELLYDKDAVYININDHFVQFLRXDGANPEGTEKGKQRDVGVELVKSLQNTKYSVDEKLEKSNISVFGKKPHISEAPEAVGRDVLLEPVDHYESDIKDEDSDSDEEDDTDDENDPESLEKDHSTQSNYKEEFDLDRGRVRRKAVFENEMDIDNKVIFLLVTIHSDLTSSSAKSGSVSLLSRVK